The proteins below are encoded in one region of Oreochromis niloticus isolate F11D_XX linkage group LG6, O_niloticus_UMD_NMBU, whole genome shotgun sequence:
- the si:dkey-162b23.4 gene encoding sodium/hydrogen exchanger 9B2 isoform X1 has translation MEDTQQKPANPEQSPAPSPAPSPAPSPLLDRIALPAPNHVEHLNVNQIQVVVRRCSSPNVTEETTYFIPRNPVVDAGTNTDPPVVCCPLLRRFCPCPPRGFLASLITKVLLAVVLFGVVWSITEDECLPGGNLFGITILFICAVVGGKLVSLIHLPKLPPFPPLLGMLLMGFLLRNIPVVTDGVYIDFRWSASLRNIALAVILARAGLGLDPTALRKLKVVCIRVAAGPCLIEACTTAVISHFLMGLPWVWGFILGFVLGAVSPAVVVPSMLLLQKDGYGVEKGIPTLLMAAGSFDDILAITGFTTCLGMAFSTGSTWYSLLRGVLEVAGGMVAGILLGFLIQYFPSVDQKHLVMKRSFLVLGLSVFAVFGSGVAGFPGSGGLCTLVLAFLAGLGWGTEKARVEEVVGWAWDVFQPLLFGLIGAEIRVSELEGHTVGLGIATLLIGLLVRVGFTFVCVLFAGFNMKEKVFIALAWMPKATVQAAIGSTALDMARTKDNTEMQEYGMNVLTVAVLAILLTAPVGALTIGLCGPRLLQKPENPISGERVKPNLSAFFLGIAAGDQHDNETPITYESTL, from the exons ATGGAGGACACCCAGCAGAAACCTGCAAACCCGGAGCAGAGTCCTGCACCCAGTCCGGCGCCTAGTCCAGCTCCCAGCCCACTACTGGACAGAATTGCTTTACCTGCGCCAAACCACGTGGAG CACCTAAATGTGAACCAGATCCAGGTGGTGGTGCGTCGCTGCTCTAGTCCAAACGTAACAGAGGAGACCACCTATTTTATTCCTCGTAACCCCGTAGTGGACGCCGGTACCAACACAGATCCACCAGTGGTCTGTTGTCCTTTGCTGCGCAGATTTTGCCCCTGTCCGCCAAGAGGCTTTCTCGCCTCCCTCATTACCAAAG TTCTTTTGGCAGTTGTGCTCTTTGGAGTGGTTTGGTCAATCACAGAGGATGAATGTCTCCCTGGAGGAAACCTCTTTGGCATCACAATACTCTTCATTTGTGCAGTTGTTGGTGGAAAATTGGTGTCTCTCATTCATCTGCCCAAACTTCCACCGTTCCCACCACTCCTTG GTATGCTGCTCATGGGCTTCCTGCTGAGGAACATTCCAGTTGTGACAGATGGGGTGTACATTGACTTCAGATGGTCTGCATCACTCAGGAACATTGCTCTGGCTGTCATTCTGGCCAGAGCTGGTCTAGGGTTGGATCCCACG GCTCTAAGGAAACTAAAAGTTGTGTGTATACGTGTGGCAGCTGGGCCATGCTTGATAGAGGCTTGCACCACAGCTGTAATTTCTCACTTCCTCATGGGCTTGCCCTGGGTGTGGGGCTTCATCCTTGG CTTTGTGCTAGGAGCTGTGTCTCCAGCAGTGGTGGTTCCCtccatgctgctgctgcagaagGACGGTTACGGTGTAGAGAAGGGCATCCCCACCCTGCTGATGGCTGCAGGCAGCTTTGATGACATTCTTGCAATCACAGGGTTCACAACATGCTTGGGCATGGCCTTCAGCACAG GTTCAACTTGGTACAGCCTCCTCAGAGGGGTACTGGAGGTGGCAGGAGGGATGGTCGCTGGGATTCTTCTTGGTTTTCTCATCCAGTACTTCCCTAGTGTTGACCAG AAACACTTAGTGATGAAGCGTTCCTTCTTGGTGCTGGGTCTGTCTGTCTTTGCCGTGTTTGGCAGCGGTGTGGCAGGTTTTCCTGGCTCTGGAGGCCTGTGCACCTTGGTGCTGGCATTCCTGGCTGGCCTCGGCTGGGGGACAGAAAAG GCACGTGTGGAGGAAGTGGTAGGATGGGCGTGGGATGTGTTTCAGCCTCTTCTCTTTGGACTAATAGGAGCCGAGATTCGAGTCTCTGAGTTGGAGGGACACACAGTTG GTCTGGGTATAGCCACTCTCCTCATTGGTCTGCTGGTTAGAGTGGGGTTCacctttgtctgtgtgttgtttGCGGGCTTTAACATGAAGGAAAAAGTGTTCATCGCCCTAGCATGGATGCCTAAAGCAACAGTGCAG GCAGCTATAGGATCCACAGCTTTGGACATGGCGAGGACAAAGGATAACACGGAGATGCAGGAATACGGCATGAACGTGCTGACTGTGGCTGTGCTCGCCATCCTTCTCACAGCTCCTGTAGGTGCACTTACCATAGGGCTCTGTGGACCTCGCCTGCTGCAGAAACCTGAGAACCCAATCAGCGGTGAGCGAGTCAAACCCAATTTATCAGCTTTCTTCTTAG GCATCGCAGCAGGAGATCAACATGACAATGAAACTCCCATCACCTATGAAAGTACACTCTGA
- the bdh2 gene encoding dehydrogenase/reductase SDR family member 6 translates to MGRLYGKVIVLSAAAQGIGRAAAIACAKEGARVTATDINGEKLKELDGIQGIRTKVVDVTKKDQVEALAKEHDHVDVLFNIAGFVHHGTILDCEEDDWDFTMNVNVRSMYLMSKAFLPKMLAKKSGNIINMASVASSIKGVVNRCVYSTSKAAVIGLTKSIAADFIEQGIRCNCVCPGTVDTPSLRGRIQAQPDPEQAYKDFMARQKTGRMCTAEEVAYLCVYLASDESAYVTGTEHIIDGGWRL, encoded by the exons ATGGGCCGCCTGTATGGGAAAGTGATTGTTCTGTCTGCCGCTGCTCAGGGGATTGGACGTGCTGCAGCAATc gcATGTGCTAAGGAGGGAGCTCGGGTCACAGCCACAGACATAAATGGAGAAAAGCTGAAGGAGCTGGATGGTATTCAAG GGATCAGGACCAAAGTGGTGGACGTGACCAAGAAGGACCAAGTAGAAGCCCTGGCCAAGGAACATGACCATGTAGATGTTCTGTTCAACATTGCTGG ATTTGTGCATCATGGCACCATCTTGGATTGTGAAGAGGACGACTGGGACTTTACAATGAACGTGAATGTGCGGAGCATGTACCTGATGAGCAAGGCTTTCTTGCCTAAG ATGTTGGCAAAGAAGTCGGGAAACATTATTAACATGGCATCCGTTGCATCAAGCATAAAAG GCGTTGTTAACCGGTGTGTCTATAGTACCTCCAAGGCTGCTGTGATTGGACTCACCAAATCCATAGCTGCGGATTTCATTGAGCAAGGGATTCGCTGTAACTGTGTTTGTCCTG GGACTGTTGATACTCCATCACTGAGGGGTAGGATCCAGGCTCAACCTGACCCAGAACAG GCTTATAAAGACTTTATGGCAAGACAGAAAACTGGCAGGATGTGCACAGCCGAAGAGGTTGCATACCTGTGTGTATACCTGGCCTCAGATGAG TCAGCCTATGTGACTGGGACAGAGCACATCATCGATGGAGGTTGGAGACTGTGA
- the si:dkey-162b23.4 gene encoding sodium/hydrogen exchanger 9B2 isoform X3, which produces MTDDPCCMLLMGFLLRNIPVVTDGVYIDFRWSASLRNIALAVILARAGLGLDPTALRKLKVVCIRVAAGPCLIEACTTAVISHFLMGLPWVWGFILGFVLGAVSPAVVVPSMLLLQKDGYGVEKGIPTLLMAAGSFDDILAITGFTTCLGMAFSTGSTWYSLLRGVLEVAGGMVAGILLGFLIQYFPSVDQKHLVMKRSFLVLGLSVFAVFGSGVAGFPGSGGLCTLVLAFLAGLGWGTEKARVEEVVGWAWDVFQPLLFGLIGAEIRVSELEGHTVGLGIATLLIGLLVRVGFTFVCVLFAGFNMKEKVFIALAWMPKATVQAAIGSTALDMARTKDNTEMQEYGMNVLTVAVLAILLTAPVGALTIGLCGPRLLQKPENPISGERVKPNLSAFFLGIAAGDQHDNETPITYESTL; this is translated from the exons ATGACTGATGATCCCTGCT GTATGCTGCTCATGGGCTTCCTGCTGAGGAACATTCCAGTTGTGACAGATGGGGTGTACATTGACTTCAGATGGTCTGCATCACTCAGGAACATTGCTCTGGCTGTCATTCTGGCCAGAGCTGGTCTAGGGTTGGATCCCACG GCTCTAAGGAAACTAAAAGTTGTGTGTATACGTGTGGCAGCTGGGCCATGCTTGATAGAGGCTTGCACCACAGCTGTAATTTCTCACTTCCTCATGGGCTTGCCCTGGGTGTGGGGCTTCATCCTTGG CTTTGTGCTAGGAGCTGTGTCTCCAGCAGTGGTGGTTCCCtccatgctgctgctgcagaagGACGGTTACGGTGTAGAGAAGGGCATCCCCACCCTGCTGATGGCTGCAGGCAGCTTTGATGACATTCTTGCAATCACAGGGTTCACAACATGCTTGGGCATGGCCTTCAGCACAG GTTCAACTTGGTACAGCCTCCTCAGAGGGGTACTGGAGGTGGCAGGAGGGATGGTCGCTGGGATTCTTCTTGGTTTTCTCATCCAGTACTTCCCTAGTGTTGACCAG AAACACTTAGTGATGAAGCGTTCCTTCTTGGTGCTGGGTCTGTCTGTCTTTGCCGTGTTTGGCAGCGGTGTGGCAGGTTTTCCTGGCTCTGGAGGCCTGTGCACCTTGGTGCTGGCATTCCTGGCTGGCCTCGGCTGGGGGACAGAAAAG GCACGTGTGGAGGAAGTGGTAGGATGGGCGTGGGATGTGTTTCAGCCTCTTCTCTTTGGACTAATAGGAGCCGAGATTCGAGTCTCTGAGTTGGAGGGACACACAGTTG GTCTGGGTATAGCCACTCTCCTCATTGGTCTGCTGGTTAGAGTGGGGTTCacctttgtctgtgtgttgtttGCGGGCTTTAACATGAAGGAAAAAGTGTTCATCGCCCTAGCATGGATGCCTAAAGCAACAGTGCAG GCAGCTATAGGATCCACAGCTTTGGACATGGCGAGGACAAAGGATAACACGGAGATGCAGGAATACGGCATGAACGTGCTGACTGTGGCTGTGCTCGCCATCCTTCTCACAGCTCCTGTAGGTGCACTTACCATAGGGCTCTGTGGACCTCGCCTGCTGCAGAAACCTGAGAACCCAATCAGCGGTGAGCGAGTCAAACCCAATTTATCAGCTTTCTTCTTAG GCATCGCAGCAGGAGATCAACATGACAATGAAACTCCCATCACCTATGAAAGTACACTCTGA
- the si:dkey-162b23.4 gene encoding sodium/hydrogen exchanger 9B2 isoform X2 — MEDTQQKPANPEQSPAPSPAPSPAPSPLLDRIALPAPNHVEHLNVNQIQVVVRRCSSPNVTEETTYFIPRNPVVDAGTNTDPPVVCCPLLRRFCPCPPRGFLASLITKVLLAVVLFGVVWSITEDECLPGGNLFGITILFICAVVGGKLVSLIHLPKLPPFPPLLGMLLMGFLLRNIPVVTDGVYIDFRWSASLRNIALAVILARAGLGLDPTALRKLKVVCIRVAAGPCLIEACTTAVISHFLMGLPWVWGFILGFVLGAVSPAVVVPSMLLLQKDGYGVEKGIPTLLMAAGSFDDILAITGFTTCLGMAFSTGSTWYSLLRGVLEVAGGMVAGILLGFLIQYFPSVDQKHLVMKRSFLVLGLSVFAVFGSGVAGFPGSGGLCTLVLAFLAGLGWGTEKARVEEVVGWAWDVFQPLLFGLIGAEIRVSELEGHTVGLGIATLLIGLLVRVGFTFVCVLFAGFNMKEKVFIALAWMPKATVQAAIGSTALDMARTKDNTEMQEYGMNVLTVAVLAILLTAPVGALTIGLCGPRLLQKPENPISGIAAGDQHDNETPITYESTL; from the exons ATGGAGGACACCCAGCAGAAACCTGCAAACCCGGAGCAGAGTCCTGCACCCAGTCCGGCGCCTAGTCCAGCTCCCAGCCCACTACTGGACAGAATTGCTTTACCTGCGCCAAACCACGTGGAG CACCTAAATGTGAACCAGATCCAGGTGGTGGTGCGTCGCTGCTCTAGTCCAAACGTAACAGAGGAGACCACCTATTTTATTCCTCGTAACCCCGTAGTGGACGCCGGTACCAACACAGATCCACCAGTGGTCTGTTGTCCTTTGCTGCGCAGATTTTGCCCCTGTCCGCCAAGAGGCTTTCTCGCCTCCCTCATTACCAAAG TTCTTTTGGCAGTTGTGCTCTTTGGAGTGGTTTGGTCAATCACAGAGGATGAATGTCTCCCTGGAGGAAACCTCTTTGGCATCACAATACTCTTCATTTGTGCAGTTGTTGGTGGAAAATTGGTGTCTCTCATTCATCTGCCCAAACTTCCACCGTTCCCACCACTCCTTG GTATGCTGCTCATGGGCTTCCTGCTGAGGAACATTCCAGTTGTGACAGATGGGGTGTACATTGACTTCAGATGGTCTGCATCACTCAGGAACATTGCTCTGGCTGTCATTCTGGCCAGAGCTGGTCTAGGGTTGGATCCCACG GCTCTAAGGAAACTAAAAGTTGTGTGTATACGTGTGGCAGCTGGGCCATGCTTGATAGAGGCTTGCACCACAGCTGTAATTTCTCACTTCCTCATGGGCTTGCCCTGGGTGTGGGGCTTCATCCTTGG CTTTGTGCTAGGAGCTGTGTCTCCAGCAGTGGTGGTTCCCtccatgctgctgctgcagaagGACGGTTACGGTGTAGAGAAGGGCATCCCCACCCTGCTGATGGCTGCAGGCAGCTTTGATGACATTCTTGCAATCACAGGGTTCACAACATGCTTGGGCATGGCCTTCAGCACAG GTTCAACTTGGTACAGCCTCCTCAGAGGGGTACTGGAGGTGGCAGGAGGGATGGTCGCTGGGATTCTTCTTGGTTTTCTCATCCAGTACTTCCCTAGTGTTGACCAG AAACACTTAGTGATGAAGCGTTCCTTCTTGGTGCTGGGTCTGTCTGTCTTTGCCGTGTTTGGCAGCGGTGTGGCAGGTTTTCCTGGCTCTGGAGGCCTGTGCACCTTGGTGCTGGCATTCCTGGCTGGCCTCGGCTGGGGGACAGAAAAG GCACGTGTGGAGGAAGTGGTAGGATGGGCGTGGGATGTGTTTCAGCCTCTTCTCTTTGGACTAATAGGAGCCGAGATTCGAGTCTCTGAGTTGGAGGGACACACAGTTG GTCTGGGTATAGCCACTCTCCTCATTGGTCTGCTGGTTAGAGTGGGGTTCacctttgtctgtgtgttgtttGCGGGCTTTAACATGAAGGAAAAAGTGTTCATCGCCCTAGCATGGATGCCTAAAGCAACAGTGCAG GCAGCTATAGGATCCACAGCTTTGGACATGGCGAGGACAAAGGATAACACGGAGATGCAGGAATACGGCATGAACGTGCTGACTGTGGCTGTGCTCGCCATCCTTCTCACAGCTCCTGTAGGTGCACTTACCATAGGGCTCTGTGGACCTCGCCTGCTGCAGAAACCTGAGAACCCAATCAGCG GCATCGCAGCAGGAGATCAACATGACAATGAAACTCCCATCACCTATGAAAGTACACTCTGA